In Zea mays cultivar B73 chromosome 7, Zm-B73-REFERENCE-NAM-5.0, whole genome shotgun sequence, the following proteins share a genomic window:
- the LOC109940842 gene encoding meg3: MEYRKRVDALVFFSLLSSDTLLLMHMGRVMSQMMSEFLLQLKKELCKETEHDAM, from the exons ATGGAGTACAGAAAGAGGGTGGATGCGCTAGTGTTTTTCTCGTTACTCTCCTCAGATACTTTGTTGCTCATGCACATGGGAAGG GTCATGTCACAGATGATGTCGGAGTTTCTACTCCAGCTAAAGAAGGAATTATGCAAGGAAACGGAGCACGATGCGATGTAG